Proteins from one Prosthecomicrobium sp. N25 genomic window:
- a CDS encoding GGDEF domain-containing protein, with protein MKDPRREDAPSDEGGGEIRRSAGHGVGTGGEDGLRRRIRELEVELARRSARIAELETMVHEDDLTGLLNRRGLLAEIARVIDFGRRYGAAAGLAFVDLDSFKTVNDRYGHAVGDGLLTEAGRRIRSVIRSSDAAGRIGGDEFLVVLRQVDPEGLRRKAESLRTALEAAPVVVDGVPVEIRASVGIAAFEPEDTAESAILRADRDMFRDKRERQGVPGDDPLRR; from the coding sequence ATGAAAGATCCGCGGCGTGAAGACGCCCCGTCGGACGAGGGTGGCGGCGAGATCCGCCGGTCGGCCGGCCACGGCGTCGGGACCGGGGGCGAGGACGGGCTCCGGCGCCGCATCCGCGAACTCGAGGTCGAGCTGGCCCGGCGGAGTGCCAGGATCGCCGAACTCGAGACGATGGTCCACGAGGACGACCTCACGGGGCTCCTCAACCGCCGCGGCCTGCTCGCCGAGATCGCCCGCGTCATCGACTTCGGACGCCGCTACGGGGCGGCGGCGGGCCTCGCCTTCGTGGACCTGGACAGCTTCAAGACCGTGAACGACCGGTACGGCCATGCGGTCGGGGACGGGCTCCTGACGGAGGCGGGGCGGCGGATCCGGTCCGTCATCCGCAGCTCCGACGCGGCCGGGCGGATCGGCGGGGACGAGTTCCTGGTCGTGCTTCGGCAGGTGGATCCGGAGGGGCTGAGGCGAAAGGCCGAGAGCCTACGGACGGCGCTGGAGGCGGCGCCGGTCGTGGTGGACGGGGTCCCGGTGGAGATCCGGGCGTCGGTCGGCATCGCCGCCTTCGAGCCGGAGGACACGGCGGAGAGCGCGATCCTCAGGGCGGACCGGGACATGTTCCGCGACAAGCGCGAGCGGCAGGGCGTGCCCGGGGACGATCCGCTCAGGCGATGA
- a CDS encoding DUF882 domain-containing protein has product MSREIRLNRTPALLGALVVLASASAAGAETRALSLLNTHTQERATIVFKRDGQFDPNGLRELNRMLRDWRRNESTKMDPQLFDLIYEVYRESGSAQPIHIVSGYRSPATNNALRSRSRGVAKFSQHMLGRAMDFYLPDVPLDRLRGIGMKQQFGGVGFYPTSGSPFVHMDTGNVRAWPRMTRDQLVRLFPDGKTAHLPADGAPLPRYEEALAEVAARKGRGETAVASASGSGSGRSIFAAIFGGGSAAPQAEDDDEEGAVPRAAPRPQELRQGPLPAGSPAKVALAEEEGEKFVPPPPPPPKGPVVASATAVPPPPAPPAPGSLVALPVPQAAPRAPGSLIAAAPPAATGNGLPPGWVQGPQGQPGPVAAATPVDVPVPAAKPGSNTVVAALDQTAAVQPRAKPASTGVADAVAVLAPPPAPPGPGPLGYAPPPAAKPDPFQAAGIEPRAGTSVSRAAGAGLVLASLPPSAAVQPGAPASDATRAAAAARSAPKGDRTDPLARLVGSGAASPEARLMDSTSNTRMAGFGVLVHPDQEHLPQLLAKPPHLVMSGFGGGPGGDLRSDRFSGPAVIALVVMRTE; this is encoded by the coding sequence ATGTCCCGTGAAATCCGTCTGAACCGGACGCCCGCCCTCCTCGGCGCTCTCGTCGTGCTCGCCTCCGCGTCGGCCGCGGGGGCCGAGACCCGGGCCCTCTCGCTCCTCAACACGCACACGCAGGAACGGGCCACCATCGTCTTCAAGCGGGACGGCCAGTTCGACCCGAACGGGTTGCGGGAACTGAACCGGATGCTGCGCGACTGGCGCCGCAACGAGTCGACCAAGATGGACCCGCAGCTGTTCGACCTCATCTACGAGGTCTACCGCGAGTCCGGGTCGGCCCAGCCGATCCACATCGTCTCCGGCTACCGCTCGCCTGCGACCAACAATGCGCTCCGGTCCCGCTCGCGCGGCGTCGCCAAGTTCAGCCAGCACATGCTCGGCCGGGCCATGGACTTCTACCTCCCGGACGTGCCGCTCGACCGGCTGCGCGGGATCGGCATGAAGCAGCAGTTCGGCGGGGTCGGCTTCTACCCGACGTCCGGCTCGCCCTTCGTCCACATGGACACGGGCAACGTGCGCGCCTGGCCGCGGATGACCCGCGACCAGCTCGTCCGGCTGTTCCCGGACGGCAAGACCGCCCACCTGCCGGCCGACGGGGCACCGCTGCCGCGCTACGAGGAGGCGCTGGCCGAAGTCGCGGCGCGCAAGGGCCGTGGCGAGACCGCGGTGGCGAGCGCATCGGGCTCCGGCTCGGGCCGCTCCATCTTCGCCGCGATCTTCGGCGGCGGGTCCGCCGCACCACAGGCGGAGGACGACGACGAGGAGGGCGCCGTCCCGCGCGCCGCGCCGCGTCCGCAGGAGCTCCGCCAGGGGCCGCTGCCCGCCGGCTCGCCCGCCAAGGTGGCGCTGGCCGAGGAGGAGGGCGAGAAATTCGTGCCGCCGCCACCTCCCCCGCCCAAGGGACCGGTCGTGGCGTCCGCGACCGCCGTGCCGCCGCCGCCCGCGCCCCCCGCGCCGGGATCGCTCGTCGCCCTGCCGGTGCCGCAGGCCGCGCCGCGCGCCCCGGGGTCCCTGATCGCCGCCGCGCCTCCCGCGGCCACAGGAAACGGGCTCCCGCCCGGCTGGGTGCAGGGCCCGCAGGGCCAGCCCGGTCCGGTCGCCGCCGCGACGCCCGTCGACGTTCCCGTGCCGGCCGCCAAGCCGGGATCCAACACCGTGGTCGCCGCCCTCGACCAGACGGCCGCGGTCCAGCCGCGCGCCAAGCCGGCTTCGACGGGCGTGGCCGACGCGGTCGCGGTCCTGGCTCCGCCGCCCGCGCCGCCGGGACCGGGGCCCCTCGGCTACGCGCCGCCGCCCGCCGCCAAGCCGGATCCGTTCCAGGCCGCCGGCATCGAGCCGCGCGCGGGCACGAGCGTGTCGCGCGCCGCCGGCGCCGGCCTCGTGCTCGCCTCCCTGCCGCCCTCGGCGGCCGTCCAGCCCGGGGCACCCGCGTCCGACGCGACGCGCGCGGCCGCGGCGGCCCGCTCCGCGCCGAAGGGCGACCGGACGGACCCGCTCGCCCGCCTCGTGGGCAGCGGCGCCGCGAGCCCCGAGGCTCGGCTGATGGACTCGACCAGCAACACCCGCATGGCCGGCTTCGGCGTGCTCGTGCACCCGGACCAGGAGCACTTGCCGCAGCTCCTCGCCAAGCCGCCCCACCTCGTCATGTCGGGCTTCGGCGGCGGACCCGGCGGCGACCTGCGGTCCGACCGCTTCTCGGGCCCGGCCGTCATCGCGCTCGTGGTGATGCGGACGGAATGA
- a CDS encoding class I SAM-dependent methyltransferase: MDRLTSCRACLAADPHLFMPLGNHSPAQMLIRPEDLDKPQPSFPLNAQVCLECGLIQVADQIPAGFFRHYLYVPSGAATMHRHFGELAGVLAAKAGPDGLIVDIGCNDGLLLAACNALGAKTLGIDPAENIAEIARGRGVKVHVSYFDPDTAQEIHDRHGAAKVIVTTNTFNHIGDLHTFMRGIVRLLAPDGVFVIEVPRAKELLEHNEFENIYHEHVSEFSLLSMVKLGAFFDLEVTDVHHFPNIHGGSMRVFLTRKSAGVPAAPVVRAMLDEEREAGMLDPESYAALVRKVDAMGAEIRAMLDDMKARGLKIAGYGASARGNTLITYFGIDKKYLDFLVDKNPLKHGLYSPNTRIPIKPVEALETEKPDVLFVLAWNFFEEIKEQQQAFLARGGKFLVPLPTPRIVG, from the coding sequence ATGGACCGGCTGACGTCCTGTCGCGCCTGCCTTGCCGCCGACCCCCATCTCTTCATGCCCCTGGGCAATCATTCGCCCGCACAGATGCTGATCAGGCCCGAGGACCTGGACAAGCCCCAGCCCAGCTTTCCGCTGAACGCACAGGTCTGCCTCGAATGCGGGTTGATCCAGGTCGCCGACCAGATCCCGGCCGGCTTCTTCCGCCACTATCTCTACGTTCCCTCCGGGGCCGCGACCATGCACCGGCATTTCGGTGAGCTTGCCGGCGTGCTCGCCGCCAAGGCCGGCCCGGACGGACTGATCGTGGACATCGGCTGCAACGACGGCCTGCTGCTCGCCGCTTGCAACGCGCTCGGGGCCAAGACCCTCGGCATCGATCCGGCCGAGAACATCGCCGAGATCGCGCGCGGGCGCGGCGTGAAGGTTCACGTCAGCTACTTCGACCCCGACACCGCCCAGGAGATCCACGACCGGCACGGCGCCGCGAAGGTCATCGTCACGACGAACACCTTCAACCACATCGGCGACCTGCACACCTTCATGCGCGGCATCGTCCGCCTGCTCGCCCCGGACGGCGTCTTCGTCATCGAGGTGCCGCGCGCCAAGGAACTCCTCGAGCACAACGAGTTCGAGAACATCTACCACGAGCACGTCTCGGAGTTCAGCCTGCTCTCGATGGTCAAGCTGGGCGCCTTCTTCGACCTCGAGGTGACCGACGTCCATCACTTCCCCAACATCCACGGCGGCTCCATGCGGGTCTTCCTGACCCGCAAGAGCGCCGGGGTGCCCGCAGCGCCGGTCGTCCGCGCCATGCTGGACGAGGAGCGCGAGGCCGGCATGCTCGATCCGGAGAGCTATGCGGCGCTCGTCCGCAAGGTCGACGCCATGGGCGCCGAGATCCGCGCCATGCTGGACGACATGAAGGCGCGCGGCCTGAAGATCGCCGGCTACGGCGCCTCCGCGCGCGGGAACACGCTGATCACCTACTTCGGCATCGACAAGAAGTACCTGGATTTCCTGGTCGACAAGAACCCGCTGAAGCACGGGCTCTATTCGCCCAATACCCGGATCCCGATCAAGCCCGTCGAGGCCCTGGAGACCGAGAAGCCCGACGTCCTCTTCGTGCTCGCCTGGAACTTCTTCGAGGAGATCAAGGAGCAGCAGCAGGCCTTCCTGGCCCGCGGCGGCAAGTTCCTGGTCCCGCTTCCCACGCCGCGCATCGTCGGCTAG
- a CDS encoding tetratricopeptide repeat protein gives MPPTADPSPSRRAAPGRLLAAGLALALATGLAGCGANFGSVGGPTGNLADPDGAGGSQANIASLSEVVRANPRDAGALNIRGTAYARAGANNEALADFSAALTIDPTLHQAYANRALVLRRLGKYDLALQDYTKAIELKPDYDQAYVGRANVFRQTGRVDAALGDFAAAIQINPQNPGAYHDRGLIHQLRGDHQAAISDFSAAIERDSTAPEPFNGRGLSKLATGDAKGALDDFNAALTINKDYADAWLNRGITQEQLGDREGARAACQRALALAPGSTVARSCLQRTGGVL, from the coding sequence GTGCCCCCGACCGCCGATCCCTCGCCGTCCCGCCGCGCCGCGCCGGGCCGTCTCCTGGCCGCCGGCCTCGCACTGGCGCTCGCGACGGGGCTCGCGGGCTGCGGCGCCAACTTCGGATCCGTCGGCGGTCCGACCGGCAACCTCGCCGATCCGGACGGGGCCGGCGGGTCGCAGGCCAATATCGCCTCCCTGAGCGAAGTCGTCCGCGCCAACCCGCGCGATGCCGGCGCCCTGAACATCCGCGGCACGGCCTATGCGCGCGCCGGGGCCAACAACGAGGCGCTCGCCGACTTCTCCGCCGCCCTGACGATCGACCCGACGCTGCACCAGGCCTATGCCAACCGCGCCCTCGTCCTGCGCCGGCTCGGCAAGTACGACCTCGCCTTGCAGGACTACACCAAGGCGATCGAGCTGAAGCCGGACTACGACCAGGCCTATGTCGGCCGCGCGAACGTCTTCCGGCAGACCGGCCGTGTCGACGCCGCCCTCGGGGACTTCGCCGCAGCCATCCAGATCAACCCGCAGAACCCGGGGGCCTATCACGACCGCGGCCTGATCCATCAGCTCCGCGGCGACCACCAGGCCGCCATTTCGGATTTTTCCGCCGCGATCGAGCGGGATTCGACCGCCCCCGAGCCCTTCAACGGGCGTGGCCTCTCCAAGCTCGCCACCGGCGACGCGAAGGGGGCCCTCGACGACTTCAACGCCGCGCTGACCATCAACAAGGACTACGCCGACGCCTGGTTGAACCGCGGCATCACGCAGGAGCAGCTCGGCGACCGGGAGGGCGCCCGCGCCGCCTGCCAGCGGGCCCTCGCCCTCGCCCCCGGATCGACCGTCGCGCGCAGCTGCCTCCAGCGAACGGGCGGCGTGCTCTGA
- the purE gene encoding 5-(carboxyamino)imidazole ribonucleotide mutase → MPDSAAPVAIIMGSQSDWDCMRHAADTLDRLGVAHEVLIVSAHRTPDRLYAFAKGARAAGRKVIIAGAGGAAHLPGMTAALTPLPVLGVPVESKALSGVDSLHSIVQMPGGIPVGTLAIGKPGAINAALLAAAILALSDDALAARLDAFRAAQTAAVAERPATGSA, encoded by the coding sequence ATGCCGGACAGCGCGGCGCCGGTCGCGATAATCATGGGCAGCCAGTCCGACTGGGATTGCATGCGCCACGCCGCCGACACGCTCGACCGGCTCGGCGTCGCCCACGAGGTCCTCATCGTCTCAGCCCATCGCACGCCCGATCGCCTCTACGCCTTCGCCAAGGGCGCCCGCGCGGCCGGCCGCAAGGTCATCATCGCCGGCGCCGGCGGCGCCGCCCACCTGCCCGGCATGACCGCCGCCCTGACGCCCCTCCCCGTGCTCGGCGTTCCCGTGGAATCGAAGGCTTTGAGTGGCGTCGACAGCCTGCACTCGATCGTCCAGATGCCGGGCGGCATCCCGGTCGGAACGCTCGCCATCGGCAAGCCGGGCGCCATCAACGCGGCGCTCCTCGCCGCCGCCATCCTGGCCCTGTCGGACGACGCCCTCGCGGCCCGCCTCGACGCGTTCCGCGCGGCGCAGACCGCCGCGGTCGCCGAGCGCCCCGCCACCGGGAGCGCGTGA
- a CDS encoding ABC transporter permease, which yields MTIAHEIGRRLPVARGGTRGTEPAGAEPGRGAVRPLDGARSPTLSFVAELAGVAAGLIALWWAAVLIFAPPPYLLPGPDRVAAAFVTRFDDLAANTLVTGGEIVLGLLLGTAVGLATALGMAYWPATRRLVLPVVVVLQSLPVFAIAPVLVLWFGFGLASKVVMASLIIFFPVASAFHDGLSRTDPGLLDLAVLYRARRWQTLSMIRIPAALPALVSGLRMAAAVAPIGAVVGEWVGSSSGLGLLMMHANARLQTDTMFAALVIVAALAVALRLAVDLLTRRLVPWLPETA from the coding sequence ATGACGATCGCACACGAGATCGGCCGGCGCCTGCCGGTTGCGCGGGGCGGGACCCGCGGGACGGAACCGGCCGGCGCGGAGCCCGGCCGCGGCGCCGTGCGGCCGCTCGACGGGGCGCGGTCGCCGACCCTGTCGTTCGTGGCCGAACTCGCCGGGGTGGCGGCGGGCCTGATCGCGCTCTGGTGGGCGGCCGTGCTGATCTTCGCGCCGCCGCCCTACCTGCTGCCGGGACCGGACCGCGTGGCGGCGGCCTTCGTCACCCGCTTCGACGACCTGGCGGCGAACACGCTGGTGACCGGCGGGGAAATCGTGCTCGGGCTCCTGCTCGGCACCGCCGTCGGCCTCGCGACCGCGCTCGGCATGGCCTACTGGCCGGCGACGCGCCGGCTGGTGCTGCCCGTCGTCGTGGTGCTGCAGTCGCTGCCGGTCTTCGCCATCGCGCCGGTGCTGGTGCTCTGGTTCGGCTTCGGCCTCGCCTCCAAGGTGGTGATGGCGAGCCTGATCATCTTCTTCCCGGTCGCCTCGGCGTTCCACGACGGACTGAGCCGCACCGACCCGGGCCTCCTCGACCTCGCCGTCCTCTATCGCGCCCGGCGCTGGCAGACCCTGTCCATGATCCGGATCCCGGCGGCGCTGCCGGCGCTCGTCTCGGGCCTCAGGATGGCGGCCGCCGTCGCGCCGATCGGGGCGGTGGTCGGCGAGTGGGTCGGGTCCTCCTCGGGCCTCGGCCTCCTGATGATGCACGCCAACGCGCGGCTGCAGACCGACACCATGTTCGCCGCGCTGGTCATCGTGGCGGCCCTGGCGGTCGCGCTCCGGCTGGCCGTCGACCTCCTCACGCGCCGCCTCGTGCCCTGGCTGCCCGAGACGGCCTGA
- the rpsU gene encoding 30S ribosomal protein S21: MQVLVRDNNVDQALKALKKKMQREGIFREMKLRGHYEKPSEKKAREKAEAVRRARKLARKRAQREGLIPGKPATTPGAKR, encoded by the coding sequence GTGCAGGTTCTCGTTCGCGACAACAATGTCGACCAGGCTCTGAAGGCCCTCAAGAAGAAGATGCAGCGCGAGGGCATCTTCCGGGAGATGAAGCTCCGCGGCCACTACGAGAAGCCCTCCGAGAAGAAGGCGCGCGAGAAGGCCGAGGCCGTCCGCCGCGCCCGCAAGCTGGCCCGCAAGCGTGCCCAGCGCGAAGGCCTGATCCCGGGCAAGCCGGCGACCACGCCCGGCGCCAAGCGCTGA
- a CDS encoding 5-(carboxyamino)imidazole ribonucleotide synthase gives MSAPSVATIGILGGGQLGRMLALAAAKLGLSTRVLCPDPRSPAFEVARDHVVADYDDEAALARFAEGVDVVTYEFENVPAATAAFLAARVPVRPGLGALEVAQDRLSEKTFLNGLGIPTAPFRAVDDLAQLRLALAELGYPAVLKTRRFGYDGKGQAKIARPEDAETALAAMKGHAAILEGWVPFAREVSILTARALDGSLASFDVPENEHRDHILKFSRVPAHIRPATAEAARAIGERVATALDYVGVLAVELFVVEDETGERLVANEIAPRVHNSGHWTETACVVSQFEAHLRCVAGLPLASLARHSDVVMENLIGDEAARAPAILAEAGAALHLYGKHETRPGRKMGHVNRIRPRA, from the coding sequence ATGTCGGCCCCGAGCGTCGCAACCATCGGCATCCTGGGCGGCGGCCAGCTCGGCCGCATGCTGGCCCTCGCCGCCGCCAAGCTCGGCCTCTCCACCCGCGTGCTCTGCCCCGACCCGAGGAGCCCAGCCTTCGAGGTCGCGCGGGACCACGTCGTCGCGGACTACGACGACGAGGCCGCCCTCGCCCGCTTCGCCGAGGGGGTCGACGTCGTCACCTACGAGTTCGAGAACGTCCCCGCCGCCACGGCCGCCTTCCTGGCCGCCCGCGTCCCCGTGCGGCCCGGCCTCGGCGCGCTCGAGGTCGCCCAGGACCGCCTGTCCGAGAAGACATTCCTCAACGGCCTCGGCATCCCGACCGCCCCGTTCCGGGCCGTCGACGACCTCGCCCAGCTCCGCCTCGCCCTCGCCGAACTCGGCTACCCCGCGGTCCTGAAGACCCGCCGCTTCGGCTACGACGGCAAGGGCCAGGCGAAGATCGCCCGCCCGGAGGACGCCGAGACGGCGCTGGCCGCCATGAAGGGGCACGCCGCCATCCTGGAGGGTTGGGTGCCCTTCGCCCGCGAGGTCTCGATCCTGACCGCCCGTGCGCTCGACGGCAGCCTCGCCTCCTTCGACGTGCCGGAGAACGAGCACCGCGACCACATCCTGAAGTTCTCGCGGGTCCCCGCCCATATCCGCCCGGCGACCGCCGAGGCCGCCCGGGCGATCGGCGAGCGGGTCGCCACCGCGCTCGACTATGTCGGCGTCCTCGCCGTCGAGCTCTTCGTCGTCGAGGACGAGACCGGCGAGCGCCTCGTGGCCAACGAGATCGCGCCGCGCGTCCACAATTCGGGCCACTGGACCGAGACCGCCTGCGTGGTCTCGCAGTTCGAGGCGCACCTGCGCTGCGTGGCGGGCCTGCCGCTCGCCAGTCTCGCGCGCCACTCGGACGTGGTGATGGAAAACCTCATCGGCGACGAGGCGGCGCGGGCCCCCGCGATCCTCGCCGAGGCCGGCGCCGCCCTGCATCTCTACGGCAAGCACGAGACGCGCCCGGGCCGCAAGATGGGCCACGTGAACCGCATCCGGCCGCGCGCGTGA
- a CDS encoding YdcH family protein: MSIESHLAELNRRHAALEDELRDALAHPSIDSLEIADLKRRKLLLKDEISRLKSGVTIH; encoded by the coding sequence ATGTCCATCGAATCGCATCTTGCGGAACTGAATCGTCGCCACGCGGCCCTCGAGGACGAGTTGCGCGACGCCCTTGCCCATCCGAGCATCGATTCCCTCGAGATCGCGGACCTGAAGCGGCGCAAGCTGCTGTTGAAAGATGAGATTTCCCGTCTGAAGTCCGGCGTCACCATCCACTGA
- a CDS encoding YdcH family protein yields MTEQEEQEIRQELVGLRQEHRDLDTAIAALVESGRADHLTIQRLKKRKLAIRDRIQHLEDRLVPDIIA; encoded by the coding sequence ATGACCGAGCAGGAAGAGCAGGAAATCCGCCAGGAACTCGTCGGCTTGCGCCAGGAGCACCGCGACCTCGACACCGCCATCGCCGCGCTGGTCGAATCCGGCCGGGCCGATCACCTGACCATCCAGCGGCTGAAGAAGCGCAAGCTGGCGATCCGGGACCGGATCCAGCATCTCGAGGACCGGCTCGTCCCCGACATCATCGCCTGA
- a CDS encoding NAD-dependent epimerase/dehydratase family protein: MARILITGAGGFVGSHLAAACVRRGDDVHVLLRASTGLGRLEPILDRITVHRLDLGAEPDLVRCLAAIGPDGIYHLASATRRREDPDLGDAAASVADDVLPLLGLVRAAALAPRPPAFLVRAGTLAEYGPVAVPYREDRREAPAGVYGASMLAATHLLAALQPRLPFPVATARLALVYGPGQSPEFLIPRMIRDCLDRIPVTIRHPMDRRDLIHVDDAVAGLLALGDAGLPGPVLVNLCSGVAPTMRAVAETLRRIMGAPDSAFLWGADGSASPVPNLRGSPARARRLLGWRCGIGLTRGLEATVLAFTAERAAPDPSRAPATR; encoded by the coding sequence ATGGCGCGTATCCTGATCACGGGGGCCGGCGGCTTCGTCGGCTCCCATCTCGCCGCCGCCTGCGTCCGGCGGGGCGACGACGTTCACGTCCTGCTGCGTGCCTCCACCGGCCTCGGCCGGCTCGAGCCCATCCTCGACCGCATCACCGTCCACCGGCTCGACCTCGGCGCCGAGCCGGACCTCGTCCGCTGCCTGGCCGCGATAGGGCCGGACGGCATCTACCATCTCGCCAGTGCCACCCGGCGCCGGGAGGACCCGGACCTGGGGGACGCCGCCGCGAGCGTCGCCGACGACGTCCTCCCCCTGCTCGGCCTCGTCCGCGCCGCCGCCCTGGCGCCGCGTCCGCCCGCCTTCCTGGTGCGGGCCGGAACCCTGGCGGAGTACGGTCCTGTCGCGGTGCCCTACCGGGAAGACAGGCGCGAGGCGCCGGCCGGGGTCTACGGTGCCAGCATGCTGGCGGCGACCCATCTTCTCGCCGCGCTCCAGCCCCGCCTGCCCTTTCCCGTCGCCACCGCCCGCCTCGCCCTCGTGTACGGACCGGGCCAGTCGCCGGAGTTCCTGATCCCGCGCATGATCCGGGACTGTCTGGACCGCATCCCGGTCACCATCCGCCATCCCATGGACCGTCGCGACCTCATCCACGTCGACGACGCGGTCGCCGGCCTGCTGGCGCTCGGCGACGCCGGGCTGCCCGGCCCAGTCCTCGTCAACCTGTGCAGCGGGGTGGCGCCGACGATGCGGGCGGTCGCCGAGACCCTGCGCCGGATCATGGGCGCGCCGGACTCGGCCTTCCTGTGGGGAGCCGACGGGTCCGCCTCGCCGGTGCCGAACCTGCGTGGCTCGCCGGCTCGCGCCCGACGCCTGCTGGGCTGGCGCTGCGGGATCGGCCTGACACGCGGGCTGGAAGCGACGGTGCTCGCCTTCACGGCGGAACGCGCCGCGCCGGATCCGAGCCGAGCGCCGGCGACCCGTTAG